Genomic segment of Halorussus sp. MSC15.2:
ACCGTGGGCGTTGCCGTACCGGGCGGCGATGAGCGACGTGAGGGTCTCGTACCCGTAGAAGACGTTGTAAATCGGGTCGGGGAGCGCCGGGCTGTTACGGAGCATCACCGTCGCGGCCATCGTCTCGCCGATGGCCCGGCCGACGCCCAGCAAGACGGCGGCCGAGACCCCGGAGAACGCGGCCGGGAGGGTTATCGACGACATCGTCTGCCAGTCGGTCGTCCCGAGCGCGAGCGACCCGCTCTTCATCGACTCGGGCACGCTGTTGAGGGCGTCCTCGGCCACCGAGACGACCGTCGGGAGCGACATCAGGCCCACCACGATGCCGACGAAGAGGTACGTCCCCTGTCCGACGAGTTCGAACTGGTCGCTCGCCCACGGACTGAGAATCGTGAACCCGATGAAGCCGTAGACGATGGAGGGAATCCCGGCCAGAATCTCGACGCCGGGTTTGACGAGTTCGCGGACCGTCGGCGGAGCGACTTCGCTGATGAACAGCGCGGCCGCGACGCCGAGCGGTCCGGCGACGAGCGTCGCGATGAGGGTCACCACGACCGTCCCGTGAATCATCGGGACCAACGAGAACTGTTCGGTCGTCACCGGGTCCCAGACGGTCCCGGTGAACAGTCCCAGACCGGGGACGCCCACGCCGTACACCTCCACGGTCGCGTACTCGAAGACTGGCCACGCTTCCGCGAAGATGAACACCGTGATGAGTCCCAGAATCAGGAGCGTCGAGACGGTCATCGTCAGCGTGAGCGCGTGTGCGGTCGTCGCTTGGTGGCGCAACCAGCCGTAGCCGACGGCGAGCAGGAACGTGAGGAACGCCACCACCGTCAGGGGCGAGGTCACGATGAATCCGACGAACGTGGCCAGCAGCGCCAGCGACCCCACGGTACCGGCCGCGAGCGCGGTTCTCTCGGTGTCTTCGACGAACGTGCGGGCTTCGGTCAGCTTTCGCTGGAACGCCTCGCGTACGCCAGTCCAGTCAGCTTCAGTCACGGATGCCATTTTGTGTAGTGTCGGTAGTGTAATCGAAAACGGAACGCGGAAAGTCACACCGGCGGCGAGTCACGCTGTCGGCCGTCGTTTCGGAGGGACCCGGCGACGTGCGTCGCAGGCCGCGTCGCGCGTTCCGGATACGTCGGTTCCCGTAGAGCGACGGCCGACAGTGTCCCCTACGCTTGGTCGGGGAGTTTCGCCTTCTCCTTCTCGATGTCCTTCGTCGGGAGCGGGATGTAGTTGTTCGCCTCGACGAACACCTTCTGGCCGAACGTCGTCAGGAACATGTTGATGAACGCGGCCTCGCGCTTGTCCACCCCGTTGGGGTGTTCGTCGGTCTTCTTCGTGTACATGTGGAGGTCCCGGTTGAGCGGATAGTCGCTGTCGAAGATGGTGTGATTCGCGCTCTTGTCCGGTTTGTACGTCGTGCCGTCGAACTCGATGGCGATGGGCTTGACCTGCTTGCCGGTGAACGCCAGCGCCATGTACGCGATGGCACCCTCGTTCTGCTGGACGACGGTCTTGACCTGCTGGTTCTGACCCTTCCGGGTGTCCACGCCCGGCATCGGGGCGTCGGCGGAACCGAGCATGTTGAGACGGAACGCGGTGTCGGTCCCCGACCCTTCGGCGCGGCCGACGCAGTAGATTTCCTTGTCGGGACCGCCGACCTGCTTCCAGTTGGTAATCTTGTTCTGGTAGATTTTCTTAATCTGCTTGCCGGTGAGTTTCTGGACCCCGGCGTCCCAGATGTCCTTGCTCACGACGACCGGTTGGCCGTCGCGGCCGACGACGTGGTCGACGTAGTTCTCCTTCGCTTTCTTCTCGCTGATGCCGAGTTCGGCCGTGATGGGACCCGAGGAGTTGCCGATGTCCACGAGACCGTCGCGGACCGACTTACACCCGGTCCCGGAGTGGCTCAGGCCGACCGTCGTGGGGAACGGCGGGTTCGCCTGCTTGCCGGTAGCCTCGAACCCGTAGAGGCCCGCGAAGTAGTCGGCGAGACGCTTGTCGGTCTGAATCTCGTCCCATCCGGGGACGGTTCCCTCGCTGGACGACCCCCAGTACTCGCCGTCGCTCGGCGGCGCGTTGGAGTTCCAGTACGAACTGCCCTTGTTCGAGATGGGGTACACCGTCGAGGACCCCTCGGCGCTGAGCATCGACGTGTCCATCCCGCCGGACTGCTGGGTCTCCTCGCTCTGGGTGGTCTCGTTTCCGGAGTCGCCCCCGGTGTCGTCGGTACCCGACGTGGTCGTGTCGGGACTGTCGTTCGAACTCCCCGAGCAACCGGCGAGCGCGGTCGTCGCACCTGCACCAGACGCGAGCAGGAACATCCGGCGCGATACGTCGTCGGACTGTCGGCCTTGGTCGGACGTCATCAGGTAATGAGACCCCGAACTAGATTAAGTAGGCTTATAATTTCAGAATATATCGACACAGGCCGGTAATAGCTGACACATCGAGGCCTGTGTGAAAGTGACCCATAGAGATTCTACATAGCTCTCCGGACGCGTCCTTACTCTCGGCCGACGAAACAACGAGTGCTGTCGGACAGGGCGGCCCCATGTTCCACCCGACTGCCCCATAACGAGGAGGTCCGCGGTCGAACCGACCCGGTCGAACCGAGCCTCAGCGTATAAACCCCCGCGAAGTAACAGGCCGTGGCGGCGGCGGTTCTTTGAGAACTATTCCCAGATGTTCGCGCGGTACCGAGTTTCTGCGCGTCGATTTCCGGAACGGAAGTGCGACGTTACTCCGTGTTACCAATTCGCTTGGAAGAAAGGGTTTATATAGAAGCACAATCATATCTTCGGTTGTACTATGAGTCAGCGAGGACAGCGAATGCAAGGCCAGCCGATGATAGTAATGTCCGAGGAGTCCCAGCGCGTCAAGGACAAAGACGCTCAGGAACACAACATCACCGCCGCCCGCGCAGTCGCGGACGCGGTGCGTTCGACACTCGGACCGAAAGGGATGGACAAGATGCTCGTCGACTCGATGGGCGACGTGACCATCACCAACGACGGCGTCACCATCCTCAAGGAGATGGACATCGACAACCCGACGGCCGAGATGATTATCGAGGTCGCCGAAACCCAAGAGGACGAAGCGGGTGACGGCACCACGACGGCCGTCGCGGTCACGGGCGAACTCCTCAAGAACGCCGAGGACCTCCTCGAACAGGACATCCACCCGACCGCCATCATCAAGGGCTTCCACCTCGCCAGCGAGAAGGCCCGTGAGGAAATCGACAACGTCTCCGAGAACGTCGATACGGACGACGAGGAACTCCTCCGCAAGGTCGCCGAGACCTCGATGACCGGCAAGGGTGCCGAACTCAACAAGGAGGCGCTCTCCCAGATTATCGTCGACGCGGTCCAGCAGGTCACCGTCGACGGCACGGTCGACCTCGAATACCTCAAGACCGAGACCCAGACCGGCCGCTCGGCCGGTGACTCGGAACTGCTCAAGGGCGCAGTCATCAGCAAGGACCCTGTCCACGACAACATGCCCAAGAGCGTGGCCGACGCCGACGTTCTCCTGCTCAACGAGGCCATCGAAATCGAGGAGACCGACGTGGACACCAGCGTCAACATCGAGAACCCCGACCAGCTCCAGAACTTCCTCGACCAAGAGGAACAGCAGCTCCGCGAGAAGGTCGACAAAATCGTCGAGACGGGTGCGGACGTCGTCTTCTGCCAGAAGGGCATCGACGACATGGCCCAGCACTACCTCGCGAAGGAAGGCATCCTCGCGGTCCGCCGCGTCAAGAAGAGCGACGTCGGCTTCCTCAAGGAAGTCCTCGGCGCGAACGTCGTCTCGGACCTCGACAGCGCGACTGCCGAGGACCTCGGCCACGGCGACGTGACCCGCGACGACGGCGACGAACTGTTCTACGTCGAAGGTGAGAACAGTCACGGCGTCACGCTCCTGCTCCGCGGTTCGACCGACCACGTGGTCGACGAACTCGAACGCGGCGTCACCGACGCGCTCGACGTCGTGGCCCAGACCGTCTCGGACGGCCGCGTCGTCTCCGGCGGCGGTGCCATCGAGGTCGAAGTCGCCCGTCGCCTCCGCGACTACGCCGACTCCGTCTCCGGCCGCGAACAGCTGGCCGTCGAAGCCTTCGCTGACTCCCTCGAACTCGTCCCGCGCGTCCTCGCCGAGAACGCGGGTCTCGACTCCATCGACACGCTCGTGGACCTGCGCTCGGCCCACGAGAACGGCGACGAACGTGCCGGCCTGAACGTTCACAGCG
This window contains:
- the pstC gene encoding phosphate ABC transporter permease subunit PstC, whose protein sequence is MASVTEADWTGVREAFQRKLTEARTFVEDTERTALAAGTVGSLALLATFVGFIVTSPLTVVAFLTFLLAVGYGWLRHQATTAHALTLTMTVSTLLILGLITVFIFAEAWPVFEYATVEVYGVGVPGLGLFTGTVWDPVTTEQFSLVPMIHGTVVVTLIATLVAGPLGVAAALFISEVAPPTVRELVKPGVEILAGIPSIVYGFIGFTILSPWASDQFELVGQGTYLFVGIVVGLMSLPTVVSVAEDALNSVPESMKSGSLALGTTDWQTMSSITLPAAFSGVSAAVLLGVGRAIGETMAATVMLRNSPALPDPIYNVFYGYETLTSLIAARYGNAHGLQFNALFAAGVVLFVTVLFLSVGSQLIEKRMRRKLGGGDR
- a CDS encoding substrate-binding domain-containing protein, whose amino-acid sequence is MTSDQGRQSDDVSRRMFLLASGAGATTALAGCSGSSNDSPDTTTSGTDDTGGDSGNETTQSEETQQSGGMDTSMLSAEGSSTVYPISNKGSSYWNSNAPPSDGEYWGSSSEGTVPGWDEIQTDKRLADYFAGLYGFEATGKQANPPFPTTVGLSHSGTGCKSVRDGLVDIGNSSGPITAELGISEKKAKENYVDHVVGRDGQPVVVSKDIWDAGVQKLTGKQIKKIYQNKITNWKQVGGPDKEIYCVGRAEGSGTDTAFRLNMLGSADAPMPGVDTRKGQNQQVKTVVQQNEGAIAYMALAFTGKQVKPIAIEFDGTTYKPDKSANHTIFDSDYPLNRDLHMYTKKTDEHPNGVDKREAAFINMFLTTFGQKVFVEANNYIPLPTKDIEKEKAKLPDQA
- the thsB gene encoding thermosome subunit beta — protein: MSQRGQRMQGQPMIVMSEESQRVKDKDAQEHNITAARAVADAVRSTLGPKGMDKMLVDSMGDVTITNDGVTILKEMDIDNPTAEMIIEVAETQEDEAGDGTTTAVAVTGELLKNAEDLLEQDIHPTAIIKGFHLASEKAREEIDNVSENVDTDDEELLRKVAETSMTGKGAELNKEALSQIIVDAVQQVTVDGTVDLEYLKTETQTGRSAGDSELLKGAVISKDPVHDNMPKSVADADVLLLNEAIEIEETDVDTSVNIENPDQLQNFLDQEEQQLREKVDKIVETGADVVFCQKGIDDMAQHYLAKEGILAVRRVKKSDVGFLKEVLGANVVSDLDSATAEDLGHGDVTRDDGDELFYVEGENSHGVTLLLRGSTDHVVDELERGVTDALDVVAQTVSDGRVVSGGGAIEVEVARRLRDYADSVSGREQLAVEAFADSLELVPRVLAENAGLDSIDTLVDLRSAHENGDERAGLNVHSGDVVDTLDAGVVEPAHAKEQAVSSATEAANLVLKIDDIISAGDLSTDKGDDEAGGPGGGMGGMGGMGGMGGAM